One part of the Mangrovibacillus cuniculi genome encodes these proteins:
- a CDS encoding transcriptional regulator SplA domain-containing protein produces the protein MNDYGSQGFQMGDVVYVMYRNPHTQNVANVQQAAVVNDPEIPGQLALFLYDEFYPLTSETAVYTSEDEAEQAYAYYFGEQLH, from the coding sequence ATGAATGATTATGGGTCACAAGGTTTCCAAATGGGAGACGTGGTGTATGTCATGTACCGCAATCCACATACGCAAAACGTAGCAAATGTACAGCAAGCAGCTGTTGTAAACGATCCGGAGATTCCAGGTCAATTAGCATTATTTTTATATGATGAATTTTACCCGTTAACATCTGAAACAGCTGTATATACATCAGAAGATGAAGCGGAACAAGCTTATGCTTATTATTTTGGAGAACAGCTTCATTAG
- the splB gene encoding spore photoproduct lyase — MKPFVPQLIYFEPKALDYPLGKQLLEKFKEMGKEILYTTSHNQVRNLPGDNDFQKYRVAKSTLVVGVRKTLKFDTSKPSAEYAIPFATGCMGHCHYCYLQTTMGSKPYIRTYVNVDEIFDAAENYMKERAPEETRFEASCTSDIVGIDHLTHTLKRAIEYFGKSDHGKLRFVTKFHHVDHLLDADHQGKTRFRFSMNADYVIKNFEPGTSPLAKRIEAATKVADADYPLGFIIAPIYLHDGWQDGYKKLFEQLEAELPDKAKKDLTFELIQHRFTKPAKRVIEKNYPMTKLELDEEQRRYKWGKYGIGKYIYQKDEEAEMKEVLGGYIEKYFPKASLEYFT; from the coding sequence ATGAAACCATTTGTTCCGCAATTAATTTATTTTGAACCGAAAGCTCTAGACTATCCTTTAGGAAAGCAATTACTAGAAAAATTTAAAGAGATGGGAAAAGAGATCCTTTATACTACATCTCATAACCAAGTTCGTAATTTACCTGGTGATAATGACTTTCAAAAGTATCGTGTAGCAAAATCAACGTTGGTGGTTGGTGTTAGAAAGACGTTAAAGTTTGATACTTCTAAGCCTTCCGCTGAGTATGCCATTCCATTTGCGACAGGTTGTATGGGGCATTGTCATTACTGTTACCTTCAAACAACGATGGGGTCCAAACCTTACATTCGTACATATGTAAATGTGGACGAGATATTTGATGCTGCTGAAAATTACATGAAAGAGCGTGCTCCAGAGGAAACACGATTTGAAGCATCTTGTACATCAGATATCGTTGGGATAGACCACTTAACACATACATTAAAAAGAGCGATTGAATACTTTGGTAAGTCAGATCACGGGAAGCTTCGTTTTGTGACAAAATTTCACCATGTTGATCATTTACTTGATGCTGACCATCAAGGGAAAACAAGATTCCGTTTTAGTATGAATGCAGATTATGTAATTAAAAACTTCGAGCCAGGTACTTCCCCATTAGCAAAAAGAATTGAAGCAGCTACCAAAGTGGCAGATGCGGATTATCCACTTGGATTCATCATTGCACCAATATATTTGCATGATGGCTGGCAAGACGGATATAAGAAGTTATTTGAACAGCTAGAAGCAGAATTACCAGACAAAGCAAAAAAAGACTTAACATTTGAATTAATCCAGCATCGTTTTACTAAACCTGCTAAAAGAGTTATTGAGAAGAATTATCCAATGACTAAGCTTGAATTAGATGAAGAACAACGTCGATATAAGTGGGGGAAATACGGTATCGGGAAATACATTTATCAAAAAGATGAAGAGGCAGAGATGAAAGAAGTGTTGGGAGGATATATTGAAAAATATTTCCCGAAAGCTTCGTTAGAGTACTTTACTTGA